One Brassica napus cultivar Da-Ae chromosome A1, Da-Ae, whole genome shotgun sequence genomic region harbors:
- the LOC106422497 gene encoding putative FBD-associated F-box protein At1g61330, whose product MSEPKNKKIKHIDELPEDLTVELPEHLVEYIISTYLPIQYVLQNHVVSKTFREAAIRSRDLDFGRIYSRRRSQSEVVHIIEEIFNQHKGSEINRFVLILNHIGVEDKVLSWVKTCLSKNIQELTLNFSKSKKVMDLSVDFSAIETLTVLNLRWCKFEIPNNTPKGLRLLRTLALMKSNVTPEMIDAIFSNCIHLETLELTRCITHGVLSINAHNHKKFKELVLYCMPNRLQIILDAPTLECYKYEGFVRILDFSKVDALKEAKLHYIQNYNWRYYDSSNMVLANMVAYTGVHVLSTTNIFLEAFKERYIEGEMRSPIFKFLNLKEFSILFKAPNLCTLYHISEFLKRSPKVEKVLIDIKEFTFEPGMLWIIHQMSYMESSNCEFNSIKEVTIDGYKNHWHELDIVEFFCRHAKSLKKLKLIIPKNVKKRARGLDYARLDYLKSRFTGVIVEV is encoded by the exons atgtcaGAGCCCAAAAATAAGAAGATCAAACACATTGACGAGCTGCCTGAAGATCTCACTGTAGAGCTGCCTGAACATCTGGTGGAGTACATCATATCAACATATTTGCCCATCCAATATGTTCTACAAAACCATGTTGTGTCCAAAACATTCAGGGAAGCAGCAATTCGATCCCGAGACCTTGATTTCGGCAGGATATACTCCAGGAGACGTAGTCAATCAGAGGTTGTACATATAATTGAAGAGATTTTTAATCAACACAAAGGATCAGAAATCAACCGATTTGTTCTGATTCTCAATCATATTGGCGTAGAGGATAAGGTACTCTCGTGGGTAAAAACATGCCTAAGTAAAAACATTCAAGAGCTGACGTTAAACTTCTCCAAATCCAAGAAAGTCATGGATCTCTCTGTTGATTTCTCGGCCATCGAGACACTAACTGTCTTGAATCTAAGGTGGTGTAAATTCGAAATACCGAATAATACCCCAAAGGGTTTAAGACTCTTGAGGACACTTGCGCTCATGAAGTCCAACGTAACACCAGAGATGATAGATGCAATATTCAGCAACTGCATTCACCTCGAGACGCTTGAACTAACCAGATGCATAACGCATGGGGTATTGAGCATCAATGCTCACAATCATAAGAAGTTCAAGGAACTGGTCCTGTATTGTATGCCTAATCGCTTGCAAATCATTTTAGATGCACCTACTCTTGAATGCTACAAGTATGAAGGATTTGTTAGGATTCTTGACTTTTCAAAAGTGGACGCACTTAAGGAGGCGAAACTCCATTATATCCAGAATTACAATTGGCGTTATTACGATTCGTCTAACATGGTGCTTGCTAACATGGTGGCCTATACAGGAGTTCATGTCCTCTCAACGACAAATATCTTTCTTGAG GCATTCAAGGAAAGATACATAGAGGGAGAAATGAGAAGCcccattttcaaatttttgaactTGAAAGAATTCAGTATTCTTTTTAAAGCTCCAAACTTGTGTACTCTTTATCACATTTCTGAATTCCTCAAAAGATCCCCTAAGGTCGAAAAGGTTTTGATCGAT ATTAAGGAGTTCACATTTGAACCTGGTATGCTTTGGATAATTCATCAAATGTCATATATGGAGAGCAGCAACTGCGAGTTTAACTCTATCAAGGAAGTCACGATTGATGGCTACAAAAACCATTGGCATGAGCTTGATATAGTGGAGTTCTTTTGCAGGCACGCAAAATCGCTAAAGAAGTTGAAGTTGATCATTCCAAAAAACGTTAAGAAAAGAGCTCGCGGACTCGATTATGCTAGGCTGGATTACCTAAAAAGCAGATTTACAGGTGTTATAGTGGAAGTTTAA